GAATGGAGGACACTCCAACAGTCGAACAAAGCGAACGGtagtaacaataataatatggtTGATTGATTTTGGGCCAATCTGCTGTTGCTGCTAGGGGCCCCATTTCCTTGTGTGaacggaaaaatatttaacaaactcTAAGTCACAGAGCTAAGCGACTCTCAAGAGCAACTCTTTACGTCTGAAAAACTTTCGGAAGTTCGAATATTATCTTCCAAACGCGTAGCTCTCGGCTGGGGGTTGTACCCACGAACCGCCAGGCGGCAGTTATGCACTTAATTCACACGGCAACGGCAGCTTTGTCAACAATAAGTTCACTGAGGAAGTAATTCTACAATGAAATTCGAGTTGTAAGCGTTGTGCCGCTGCCGTTAAGCAGTTGTATGCCCAGGCACACGGTTAAGCCTGCTTCGCGTGTGGATAAATGTTGAACAAATGATTGAATAATGTTCAATTAAAATTGCGCCGAGACCCGGTCGCAGTATTGgcgttaaataatttaattgaacgCTTTTCGCGCATTCATAAGGGAAGTCTACTGATAATTATGAGGAATGTTATGCGAGAGCTCCTTGGATGGGAGATTGTAGAAGATGTTGTATGATTGATAATGTTTTAATACGCAAGTAAAATGCTCGGGAACCGCAAAATTGACAATACTTGGACGAATTCACTTATAATTGATTCATACCGCACGGATAGGGTTAAAAAATGGCAGAATTTCTTGTGGTTTTGTTGAAATATGGCAGAAAATGGTTCCTAGGTTGGAGCTTgtctaataataaaaattaaagtcttCCCCACGATTTAAATATATCTGGTTAAGTCATCAGAAGTAAATCAGACATAGAGAGAACTTATCTACTTGAGTACTAATGCATTGCAAAGCCTGGAAGAGCAATGTTTTAGAGTTATCAGAGCTTTAAACTTTCTCTagaagttatttttatactgaAAGCCGAAATGTAATCAGCCCTGTGAGATTCTTTATACTATATTCTAGATTGTAAGTGCTTGATGAACTGCAGGGAAGCAATTCACACCAAAACCTCTACACCACATCTGTATGAATAGCAAATATTGGATACCATAAGCAATCAACCTGACGTCATCTAAAGTTTTCAATAGCAATAAACTGGATCTTACAAAATTCTGTTAGAACTGGACTATTTATCGAGCAAGAGCTAGCGACATTCCAGATCAACAGTTTCTCTACACTAATAACGCGAGTTTTTTCAGATATCAAAAGAGTGATCGCTGGgagaaaatttcattaattttagagGCCAACATATAAAAGGCGAATATATAGTTCGATACAACGGATTCGAATAAGAGACCATGTGATCTTTTGACTGTCAGCTATATACGAACTAACAAGAACTTGCTCGACTCGCGCACTTCTTAATTGCGTACCATCACCTACTGATATTCACCACAGGCAtatcgctacaacaacaacagagttGATTGACCGACGCTTGCTTGATTTTGCGAGTTTAACTGCGTGAGACTGACACAGCAACGcgttattatcaaaatattttcgttctTCCTGTACGCGCACATAAAAATTGGCAGAGCAGAGGCACGAATGCATTTCTTATTAAACAAGTTTCAAGCGCAGAAAAGCGCAGTGTAACTGCAACTACGTGAGagtaatatcgaaaaaaacacacGCGTGCGGCGCAAAATTTTGCGCAAATACAATGTTTataacaaaattgaattttgtaataataacgGTACTCACCTGTTCTGTAGCGGCCGGTTCGCGCATACTCGGGCTCTTCGCCACATATTCCAAATCGCATATGCTGCTCCATTGCACCGTCGCCGAGCAGTTGGCGCGCGTCGGACACGACGTCACCGTGATTGGTgttattgaaaatgtttatccgaatgccacatacaaatatatacacttaCAACTGCCGGATGGAGGTATTATAGATGACAAAACGCTAAATAGTCTGATTAATACTCGGCACTCGTTTGTAAAGAGCTTGTTTGTCACAACCGCAGAATACTTGCGCATGGCTAATGAGACGCTGTGGCAGCCGAAAATGCGTGAGTTTTTAAGTGAAAATCATGCGAACGCATTTGATCTTCTGCTCTTCGCTTATGTCATGAACGACTTCCAGATGGGCTTGGCGGCGCATTTTCAATGTCCCATTGTGGTTTTGTGGGTAGTGCGACCGGCATTGCAAGTCAACGGTCTTGTTGGTAATCCGCTAGAAATGGCATATGTACCGAACATATCCAGTCATCTTCAGCAGCCGATGGAATTTCTGCAAAGAGTGAAAAACTGCATTACAACATGGCTAGAGTCTGCGTTAATGGCGTATCTGGACTACCGCACGCAACAATTATATGAGTAAGTACAAGAAATGGGAGTTAAAGGCCTAATAATGAGACGTGAAATGTAAGAGTTTGCAGAAGAAATATAATATAGGCAGATCGTCAATTTGAGCGCGTtaatattggttagtcgaaaaagtcttttcgtatttagtCAATAGAGCCAATAATATAACGTCCGTTTCGCTCTCTAATTGACCTTGCGATATGTTGCTTCTGTATAGCTTCCGCCACCCTTCGAAAGTACATTGACCTCATTAGAAATACGCATTTTCATAACCCAACCTTTCTTCTCTCCTTATAAGAGGCTTGACTATGAGGTAGTTcaaatttacacacacacatataaaaccGCTTAGACATACACTTATTTAAGCAGCAGTAATTTATCTTTACATCGAAATCCGTAACTTATTCCTTTTTACGACTTAAGTTTTACTAAATAGAATCGACTAATTTTGTAAACCACTGTACTTTGGAGCCACCGCACTATATGTAAATGATAACACGCCAGTGCCAATAACTCAATAAAcaattacaaatatatgtatacttgtatgtatatacatgcagtCAGTATGAAACTTGCTGAGTCACGTCGAAGCATACTTATCGCCAATACTTTCACTGGTTTACCTAAGGTcataacaattttgttttttctgctTACAATTTACTTGCTTTGGCATACGTCAAACAGATTATGTGCTACAATCTACTTAAAAATACAATAGTCAACGTGAAATATGTTGAGTCATAATCCCACCTCTTGCATTTCAGACCGAGCCAGACAGGTTCTAATCTATAATTTTTTAGATAACATGGCTAGTGGAAGAAACAAAGTCTTCAGTGTTGGTGGTTTACATAC
The DNA window shown above is from Bactrocera tryoni isolate S06 chromosome 4, CSIRO_BtryS06_freeze2, whole genome shotgun sequence and carries:
- the LOC120774690 gene encoding UDP-glycosyltransferase UGT4-like produces the protein MFITKLNFVIITVLTCSVAAGSRILGLFATYSKSHMLLHCTVAEQLARVGHDVTVIGVIENVYPNATYKYIHLQLPDGGIIDDKTLNSLINTRHSFVKSLFVTTAEYLRMANETLWQPKMREFLSENHANAFDLLLFAYVMNDFQMGLAAHFQCPIVVLWVVRPALQVNGLVGNPLEMAYVPNISSHLQQPMEFLQRVKNCITTWLESALMAYLDYRTQQLYE